In Leptotrichia buccalis C-1013-b, the genomic window AAAGTATCCATATCCACATCAGACAAAGTTACGCCACCATAATAAATATTATGTTTATCTTTTGAATATTCATCATCCAGTATTTCAAAAGTATCTAAATCTTCCACAGTAGTATTTTCTAAAAATGTACCTGCCTCGTATAATTTCCCGTTATTTCTAAAATATCTTATTTTATCTTTATTTTTATAAAGTTGAAAATCTTTCGGATTTACTTCCATTTTTTCATCATACCGATAAATATATTTCTTATCTTTTCCCAATTCATCGCTAATCGCTTGAAACGTCTTAACATCAGCATTATCTAGTTTTCTATCCTCATAAAAAACATTTTTACTATCTTTTCCATAAATCTTATTCAGCTCTACAAATGTCTTAAAATCGGCATCATTTACCTTTTTCTCATCAGATTGCCATATTTCATCCTTATAGTAAACAGCATTATTTTTTTTTATATATTCAGCCATTCCCAGATTTGCCACAAGAAAGACAAAAATTACAATTTTAGAAAGTCTGCTTTTCATGCACTTCCTCCATAATTTTAGAAAATTTTACTATTTTTATTTCAATGTAACTGGCAATTTTTCTCCACCTAAAATATGGTAATGAATATGATAAACTTCCTGTCCGCCATTGTCCCCAATGTTAGTTATAACTCTATATCCATCTTTATCTAATTCCAAAATTCTAGCCACTTTAGCCACAGTCAGCTGCAATTTACCAAGCAGTAAAGCATCTTCCTCAGTTGCCGCATCTAAATTTTTAATTTCCTTTTTTGGAATTACAAGCACGTGAACTTTTGCTGCTGGATTTATATCATGAAAAGCCAAGAACTCATCATCTTCATATACAATATTTGCTGGTATTTCCTTATCTATTATCTTTTTAAAAATTGTTGACATAAAAATCACTTCCTTATTTTATTTTTTAAATATTTTTTTTAATAGATGTATTCAAAAACTCAATGTTTTTTTATTTTAATAAGGGGTCAAGACCCCTTGCTTCATAATATTTGTTTTGTTTTATTAAATTCTAATAATTTCCGAACAAGTCTAATAAATATTTAGTAATAAATTTAATTAGAATTTTTTAAGATATTTTATAAATTACAATTCTATTTTTCCGACTCTTTTAGCATGTCTGCCACCTTCAAATTCTGTATTTACAAATGCTTCAACACAAGCCAGCCCTAAATCTTCACCTAAAACTCTCGCTCCTAACGCTATAATATTTGCATCATTGTGAAGTCTTGAAAGTTTTGCTGTATATTCATTGTGGCAAAGAGCCGCACGAATTCCCTTTATTTTATTTGCAGCAATAGAAATTCCTATTCCAGTTCCACAAATCAAAATTCCAAATTTTGCTTCTCCATTAAGTACTTTTTCACTAACTTTTTTCGCAATATCAGGATAATCCACCGAATCTAATGTATCAGTTCCTACATTCATAATTTCATACCCTTTGCTTCTCAATTCTTCCATAAGTTTATTTTTAAATTCTACTCCCGCATGGTCATTTCCAATTGCTATTTTCACTTGTAAAACCTCTTTTCTTTTTTATTATTTAGTAATTTTTTTCAGCAATTCATTTGAAATTCTTTTTAATTTCCCGTTTTCATCCACAAAAACATTTACAGTTTCAGCTTTTGCCTTTAAAACATTTTCCAAATTATACATTTCATACGAAAATTTGATTTTAATATTATTAATTTCTTCAATTTTCACAAAAATTTCGATTTCCTCATCATACTGTGCCGAATTAACATATTCAATATTTAAAGTTTTTACTGGCAATATAAAACCCATATCTTCCATATTCTTATATGGAAAAACATCTCTAAAATATTCAGTTCGTGCCATTTCCATCCATTTCAGATAATTTGAATGATAAACAACTCCCATTTTATCAGTATCATAATAATAAACTCTAAGTTTAAAGCTCTTCTTTTTCAAATTGGAAGTTTTCATAAATTTACTCCTTATTTTGTCAAAATTATTCTAAAAATAATAAAAATTTACCAACTTACATTTCCTTAACTTCAATTTTTACACTTTTTCTGTCTTTTTTTCCAATTGAAGACATAAGAACTCTAAGAGCAGTGATAATTCTCCCATTTTTACCAATAATTTTCCCCATATCATCTCTCATTACATTAATCGTAATGTCCACAAATTTTCCTTTTTCATTACTCTCAACTGTATAATTTTCAGTCGAATCCAACAGATTCTCAACCCAAAAATCTACTGTTTCAAAATATTTACTCATTCTAATTTTTCCCTCCATAATTTTTTGATTTCTTATACTAATTATACCATATTTCAATCTTCTTACCAAATTTTGTTTTTAAATTTTTTACACTTGACAATCCCCAAAAAACTTGATACAGTCTATAAAGATACAAATTTAAAAAGGAGTTACAAATAATGGATTTAGAAACTATCGAAAATCATTTCGATAACGATAACAAAAAAAATATTAATAATGAAACAAACATTGATACAGTCGCTTCCACTTCTCTTGGAAGTGCAGTTTGTGAAACAATTTTGCCATCTGTTCCGCTTCAATCGCTGGAGACTATTGAAAAAAGCATTCAGAAAAAATATCGTTCAGCACTTTGGACACCATTTGTAAAAGCATTAAAAGAATTTGAAATGGTTAAGGATGGGGATAGAATTGCAGTGGCTATTTCTGGGGGAAAAGATAGCCTTTTACTGTCAAAATTATTTCAGGAATTGAAAAGAGCCAGCAGAACTAATTTTGAAGTTGTATTCATTTCAATGAATCCCGGCTTTAATACTGCAAACTTAAATAATTTGAAAAAAAATCTGAAACATCTGAATATTCCATGTGAAATTTACGATGACAATATTTTTGAAGTTGCTGAAAAAATTGCAAAAGACTACCCCTGCTACATGTGTGCTAAAATGCGGCGTGGTAGCCTTTACACGAAAGCGACTTCACTTGGTTGTAACAAACTTGCACTTGGACACCATTTTGACGATGTTATCGAAACCACTCTAATGAGTATGTTTTATATGGGAAAATTTGAAACAATGTTACCAAAATTAAAGTCCGATAATTATGATATAGAATTAATCCGTCCTCTATTCTACGTTGAAGAAAAAGCCATTATAAAATGGGTACGAAACAACGGAATCCTGCCAATGAACTGCGGCTGCACTGTAGCTGCCGAAAAAACTTCCAGCAAACGCCGTGAAACTAAAGATTTAATTGCACAGCTTGTAAAAAGTAATCCAGACATAAAAAAACGTATAATTCAATCAACACAAAATGTAAATTTAGAAAAAATATTAGGCTGGAAAGATTCAGATGGAAAATATTCTTATTTGGACAAATTTTAAAAAGAAAGGCTGAAAAATATGGAAAATAATCAAAAAGAAATGAAAAGCTGGGAATACATCATTCAAACAAAAAAAGAACACATTGATTTTATTAACAAAATTATAGAAGCATACGATGGCTTAGGAAATGTGAGAACTCTTGACAATCAAAACGGATTAATAAAAATTCTCACAAATTCATATCTTTTAGATGATATGGACAAGGCAATAGAAACATTAAGACAAAAAAATATTGAAATGGAAATTCTGGAAAGAAGAGAATGGCTTGGAGTATTATAATTCCAAGCCTTTTTTGCTTATAAATTTTTCAATAATAATTTGACTTTCCTTTTATATTAGTATATACTGTATATACAAAATGATAATTATTTTTTATAGAAAGAAGGAAAAATATGAAAGCTATAAGTTTAAGATTAGATGAAGATATGTTAGATGAAATAAGAGAAGTTTCAAAAATTTATAATATTACTGCAACAGAATTGATAAGAGAAGGAATAAAAAATATTCTTACTAATAAAAAAAATGATATTTATTTCAAATTGATTACCAATAAGACTGAATGTGATGAAAAAGAAAGTGCAGAAATAATGTCAAAAATTAATAATTTATCTGAAGAAGATTTGACAGTTACAAGAGAAGAGATATTCGAAATTTAAAATTTATAAATTAATTAGAGGAGTTTTTTTTGTGTTAAAATTAAAAATAAAATTTATTTACAGAAAAAAAGCAGATAAATTTTTTAATAAACATCAAGATATAGAAGAAAAATTTAAAAAAAATATAATCTCGGATTTAAAAGGAAATACAAATATTGATATAAAAATATTAAAAGGTTACACAAATTTATTGCGAATGAGAATAAATTCATACAGAATTATTTATCACGTATATAAAAATGAGATTATAATAATCGATGTGATTGATGCTGGTTCAAGAGGACAAATTTATAAAAATAAATAATTTTAGAAAGTAAAAGCCCTCAATATGAGAGCTTTTTCAATATTAAAAACTTAACTTTCCAAAATTCCAATAAAATCAATAAATTCCTGAACAGAAAATTCCTCAGTCCGTGCAAGCCGT contains:
- a CDS encoding KH domain-containing protein yields the protein MSKYFETVDFWVENLLDSTENYTVESNEKGKFVDITINVMRDDMGKIIGKNGRIITALRVLMSSIGKKDRKSVKIEVKEM
- a CDS encoding DUF4911 domain-containing protein, coding for MENNQKEMKSWEYIIQTKKEHIDFINKIIEAYDGLGNVRTLDNQNGLIKILTNSYLLDDMDKAIETLRQKNIEMEILERREWLGVL
- a CDS encoding histidine triad nucleotide-binding protein, with protein sequence MSTIFKKIIDKEIPANIVYEDDEFLAFHDINPAAKVHVLVIPKKEIKNLDAATEEDALLLGKLQLTVAKVARILELDKDGYRVITNIGDNGGQEVYHIHYHILGGEKLPVTLK
- a CDS encoding acyl-CoA thioesterase; the encoded protein is MKTSNLKKKSFKLRVYYYDTDKMGVVYHSNYLKWMEMARTEYFRDVFPYKNMEDMGFILPVKTLNIEYVNSAQYDEEIEIFVKIEEINNIKIKFSYEMYNLENVLKAKAETVNVFVDENGKLKRISNELLKKITK
- the rpiB gene encoding ribose 5-phosphate isomerase B, with protein sequence MKIAIGNDHAGVEFKNKLMEELRSKGYEIMNVGTDTLDSVDYPDIAKKVSEKVLNGEAKFGILICGTGIGISIAANKIKGIRAALCHNEYTAKLSRLHNDANIIALGARVLGEDLGLACVEAFVNTEFEGGRHAKRVGKIEL
- a CDS encoding tRNA 2-thiocytidine biosynthesis TtcA family protein encodes the protein MDLETIENHFDNDNKKNINNETNIDTVASTSLGSAVCETILPSVPLQSLETIEKSIQKKYRSALWTPFVKALKEFEMVKDGDRIAVAISGGKDSLLLSKLFQELKRASRTNFEVVFISMNPGFNTANLNNLKKNLKHLNIPCEIYDDNIFEVAEKIAKDYPCYMCAKMRRGSLYTKATSLGCNKLALGHHFDDVIETTLMSMFYMGKFETMLPKLKSDNYDIELIRPLFYVEEKAIIKWVRNNGILPMNCGCTVAAEKTSSKRRETKDLIAQLVKSNPDIKKRIIQSTQNVNLEKILGWKDSDGKYSYLDKF
- a CDS encoding type II toxin-antitoxin system RelE family toxin; the encoded protein is MLKLKIKFIYRKKADKFFNKHQDIEEKFKKNIISDLKGNTNIDIKILKGYTNLLRMRINSYRIIYHVYKNEIIIIDVIDAGSRGQIYKNK